In the Primulina tabacum isolate GXHZ01 chromosome 15, ASM2559414v2, whole genome shotgun sequence genome, GGTGAATAGTTGGGGGATTAGTTGTGAGGAGGGGTTATAAAATGCGTTTAATTCCAGTTTCATCAAGCTCTGATAGTTCACCAGAGGAGCTGAGCAATGGAGAGAAAAGTCGTTCGATGTTGTACCTAAACGTGTATGATCTTACCCCCATAAACAACTACCTCTATTGGTTTGGCCTTGGAATCTTTCATTCTGGTATTGAAGGTATATTCTATACTTCATGTTTTCAATTCAGTGGTTGACTACTTGACAATTCACCATTTCTTTGTGCTAGACTCAGctcaataaattttttgttttgattCTCTATTGAAATCTTGCATGAGCTTATTTTCACATTTGGTGACTGATGAAGGGTTGGAACATATTCTTTTCACCCTTAGCTGTAGTTTGAGTTTGTTTTGCTGATTTATTGTTACCCTGATGGTTGCTATATGTCATTTGGTGGCAGAGATATGATTGCCGTATCATGGTTCGCCATGTGTGTCATTTAATGTGTCAAGCCCATTCAGTTACAAGTGGGCTTAATCTATTGGCTTAAAAAATGGGTCCAATAACTAAAATGAGTTCATGTGAAAACCATAATTTCtaaatttcttatttttaaaacacCTAGCAGCGGCTAGACGGGCGCCTAGTCCCCGCTTAGGTGATGGCTAGCGAATTTTAGAACCTTGCTATTGATTGTTGTCTGTGTGGTCGTCGCTTCGTATGGACCATGTCTTCAACTTCAAAAGATAGATCCTTGTGATGCGCATCAGTATACTGTACCACTCGTTGTTGAGCTTGATGAAGACTTTAATTGAGTTGACAGATCATAACCCAATAAATATTGAACAAGAGTGGGCAGCGCGCTCCCATAAACCACCTTACCTTAAATGGTATAATCTATTCAGTTGTATGAAAGGTCTTATTGTACAATATTCTATCCAATGTAGCCTCTCCACCAATAACCTCGGTTCCAACATTAAGCTACATAAGTAACTCTCAATCATCTATCAATAGTCAATACCACAATTCGTGAATCATCTCAAGCCCCTAATCTGGTTGCTTCCACTGCCACCACCATTGCTGACCACCAGCAACCCATGAATGCTCCCAGGCGAAATATTAAGTCATCTGAGCTCTTGaatttcccttttttttttccatgaGCAGCGCACACTAATTGACTCtgcttaattatttaatttctttgggGGTCCAACTTAGACTATCCCAAGCAATAGCTGTTAATTATCCACTCCCCCTGTTTCACCCCCATAAATCTCACAAAGGGAGAATTCCATAGCCCCAGTGATGTTGTGGGACCACCATGGGTTTTCACCTCACCCTTATTGTTAACCCATATTCCAATCCGCTTAGAGAATATCTTAGCATTTGTTCTTATAGTAATCTTTCAATGTTCtacattaaaattttgaaattgctCCACATACTTCTCTACTACTCATCGGCCTTGCCCAAGTGATGTCAATAATTCATCCTGGTTTGAGGCTTTTCTTCTGCTGCAGTGTCTAATAAGTTCCTGGGTGAATCTTTCCCAGGTAATTTATGGAATTCTTTTTGTTAATCCAACGTCTCCTTTGTATTGCCCCTCGTCATACATATTACCTCTTTTGGAATTTGAGTAACTGCTGGGTACCTTGGATTTGAAAATACCATTCATCTTTTGATAACCACCAGGATCAGCTCCATTAAAACTTGGGAGTCCCCGCATCCTCAGACTTGTTTCATTTCATGCCCTCCTTGCTAATGCTCTCTGCTGAGTGAATCATCTCTTCGGGTATGTAGTTGTTGGGTTCATCTTCCGCTTCCAGGTGGAAATCCCTCCTCCAtcaatttctgaaatttcaatCGTAGTTCTCCACATATGATTCACTGCATCAATGATTTCATCTCCAGCAAGGATGCCAAAGATTGGTGCACAGACTCTGCCTTCCAGGTTATTTAGTTGATCTTGAGTATTTGTATCCTTCTCCTCTCTACCTAGTATTGACTTTTCTCTCACTTATATTTTTGCTTCATCCCTTGTGGTTGACATGTTTTCTCCCATCTCGTTTGCAGCAGGTCAGACAAATTGTTACGATCTCAATCCATGCTGTACaaatgaaagcaataacaaattTAATCTAAAGAAATAAAACTCAGCAATAGGATTTCATTCTATAAAACAGTAAGATTGTTTACAAGATAATAATCCTTCAGCAGTAATATGACCCTCCTTCCAATAGAATAATTCTCTCTCTCCCTAGCAGTGGTAGCACTACTCTGAGATATTGTTGTTTACAAATAGCTAACTTCCCCCTTATTATTCCCTCCCCATTACACTTGCACAACCTCACGCTCTCTCCCATTTCTATATTCTCCTAgtatgtaattttttaaaactagGAGGCTTTTTCACTATTTGAGGTGTTTTATATGTCATATTCTTGGACCAACAGCCCAACCCACTAGCACTCCCTATACCGAAGTCTGTAACAAGTGTTTTTTTACCTTGACCTTTTAAGTGGGTGATAAGGAATTAACTCCAAGTAGATCTTCATCTGAATATTCAATTTTAGAGTATCAAAAACTTTATATCAGCATTTGCAGGGAGATGATTGTTTGAATTGATTTTATCAATGCATgctctttatttattttacatttGGTGATGTAGCTTTTCCCGAATTGTCCTGCTGGCAATCATGAAGTTTATAGCATATTCTTGTCTAAACTTTGAACCGGATAATATATCTACCTTTTGTTGTGATGTGAGAGTGCAACCAGAATGTGTTAGGAACTTAAGTAGATTGAGCCTAAATAGTTTAGAGAGTTTTGTGGCTCAAATGAATTGGGCCTAGAAGTTACTTGAGGAGAGGGAAAAGGAAATTAAATAAGACTAGAGTTGGTTTGAGGGGTATTCGTTTTTGTTTCCTTGATTTTGCTAGCTTGCGCTAGTGTAGGGAGAGAGGAGTGCCTTCTTGTAAAGGATTTAATCCTTGGCTGGGTATTTCACTCATAGTATTGTTGTTCTTGTTGCTTTGTCATATATCAGTTTATATTCTCATTTCTCTCTATTTTGTGTCGTGGTCGTGTCAGCATGTCTATGtttttttcagatttttttgtCTCCATGGAAATTTGCCTTTTCTCTTAATAACTTTGTGAACCGGTAGATAACTGTAGCTTCTGTTGTTGGGTGtctaaaatactttaaaatacatATAATTGGAGAAATATATTTCTCCAATTTCTTTACTTGTGCTTTATCTTTTACTTTCCTCGGAAATTGCCTACTATCTTAGTTTGTGAATGGTGGCGTATTGTTTTTCTAAAATGCTCACGTTTAGAAATTATATGCAACTTATATCAATGCTATTGCTATTTGCAAATATGAAACTGTGGAAACTGTAGGTCAACTGATTATGGTCATGCATGATGGTGTAGCTTTATACTGGTGATATGGAAGCTTTGTTAGCTAGAGCAAAAAAATTGGATTGGatcatatttcgaattttatgaaaatctgaTTTCTCGTGGAGTGTAATCCGGTTTGGGGAAAAAAACCACTTCAAACCAATGGAGCTATTTTCGGCATTTCAATGTAGATGGATTAAGGGACTTCACTACATGCACTTTAGAGTTTTATATCATGCGATCACTTCTggatttaaatgatttatattATGTGATAATCATTTACAGATAGTAACCAATAACTTTTTATTCTGATGCAGCACATGAAATGGAATATGGCTTTGGAGCTCATGAATACCCAACTAGTGGAGTATTTGAAGTCGAACCTAGAGGTTGCCCTGGTTTTGTTTTTAGGCGTTCAATCCTTGTGGGCAGCACTGACATGTCTCGTGCAGAATTTCGGTCATTTATGGAGGATCTTTCCAACAGATATCATGGGGACACATACCATTTGATTTCCAAAAATTGCAACCATTTTACCGATGAAGTCTGTTTGCATCTGACGGGAAGCCCCATACCCGGATGGGTGAATAGATTGGCTCGACTTGGTAAGGAAtatcttttattgaatttttttttgcacCAGTATCTGGAgccaaattttttgatatgaTGCCATTGAACAATTGGGCTATTAATCCTGCCAAGGGAGCCTCTTCCAAATGTGAAATTGTATGAGCTTTTCCCCTTGAAGTTTACGTTTTTCTCGAAAATAAATATCACCTTCAAACTGAGTGTTATGGCTGAGCAGAAATCAGACCAAACGAAACCAAACCAAACAGCTAGGTTTGGATTGGTTTTTTAATTAACAAAACGAAAACTTGGTTTGGCTCGaagttttgataaaaaaattcaaatcgaACCGAACCAAACCAAACCAACTATAAATATATTGTACTTTTaagtatattatatatatgtatagattatttgatttttttttagttaatGTTGTATCATTAAtattatgaaaaaattgataataGATGttacttttataaattttaagcTTTCCGATTATTTAGACTGAAATTGAATGGGACATAGAAGATAAATATTTCTCCTTTTTACAAGTGTGATACGGTGAAGTTTTTTTTTAAGCTGAACTACTATTTTGAgaatttatatattttgattCGAAATTCGGAATGTCATTATCATACATTATAatgttaaatttttaatatttatttgaatattgatatctATCTATTTGTTATATCtagtttaaaaaatttaaaccttgtttaaaaatagtcaaaaaaattatttgaaacataaataaaaattaattgtagaagacaaaaacttgtgtgagacggtctcacgggtcatattttatgatacggatatcttatttaggtcatctatgaaaaaatattactttttatgctaagagtattactttttattgtgagaccgtctcacaagagacctactcttaaatCAAACCGAAACCTAGGTTtggtttttaattattaatggtTTGGTTTGCAATTTTGCAAGATCGATATTATTGGTTTGATTTGAGTTTTTGTCATAAACCGAACCAATCCGGTTTTGCTCACGCCTACTGAGTGGAGTCGACTCAAGTCTAGTTTTTCTTGGTTAAgatattattttcaatcaatGAGAAGTAGTGAAAAAAACGTAAGGATGAGAGAAGCTAATCTTTTTCCATTTTAAAGTTAAAGGTTGCTGAATTCGAAGTCAAGAAAGTTAATTGGTTAAGGAAGAAATGCAAAGAAGTATGTGCCTTGCAAATTTATAAACATTTCAATGCGGTACTTGCCAGTAAATTCTTGAGGAGAGTGGGTATTAATTTCTGTCTCACGTAATTCATTTCTAATTCAGGAGCTTTCTGTAATTGTCTGTTGCCGGAGAGTATTCAGGCTACATCAGTCAGACATCTCCCTGATCATCAAATGTATTCAGGTGATTTTTTTTTGGATTAATTTTGTGTGTTATGTTTAActtaaaattttgttatgtgGAAGAAAAATATCTTGAAGTTCACTTTAATTTCTTCTCATTTGTCAAATTTCCATGGTATCTATGCAATTTTTGTCAACCTTTCTTATCAAATGATTGAATCCACACAAGCTTGTAACTGTTCGATGGGTCAAGTTTTTATCTTCTGTTTGTCATTTGAAACCTTTCACACCATGTTTCCCCATCAAATTACAAAACCTTATGATCAACAACATTTGCAACTTATATCTTTCGAATAAAACCTTGTATTTTCCTAAAGCAGAAGATGGTATGGATTCTGGTGGATCATCTGAAGCAGGAGAAAGCGAAGAAGACAATCTAGACCATCACCTGCTTACGACTCCCAACAGCGATGTGGCATTTTTTAAGGACAAACCAGTAAGGCTAGCCAAAGATATTCTATGACTTTTTCCTTATTGTCCATCCGAAGTGGTGGCTATATATGTAATAGAAGCAGGAGGAAGATCACTACAATAAATCTTAGTACTTAAGATTTTCGATCCTATTGGGTTTCATAGCGGAAATCTCCTAGGCCTAGCCCTCTCGTTTCAAACTGACCACTAAGCAATGATAGGGGGTCCTCTCCTCCTTAATACATAATTCCGTCTATTCTTCGATTATCGTCTTGTTCATGATGCTTGTACAAGTAATgtgtaaatctcaaatttctttaACGAACAATTTTCCATTACATTGAGTGCCACCGGTGTTGAATTCTTGGTGTTTTGATGAAGAACATATTGGACCTTGTGTGTATCATTCTTTTCTAGATGTATTATTTGTAAAACTTAGGTTTTGGCAGCAACGTGCTATCGCTTGCTTAACATATGCTCCGGGCAAAATGTCTACTTTATTACAACATGTGCATTTCTGTCTTCAAATTCTTATATGTATACCTCGTGGGCAGTTTTACCCTTATATCCCAACACATAGAATGTgcctaaaataaatatatgggAAGAATACAGGGGGATAACTAATATATATGGATATtatttacatttaaaaaaaGGTTCATAACATCTCacttcattttaaaaaaatttacaaactgATAATATTTTCCTTACATGTTTCTTTTACGTTTTAAAACACTGTTTATCCTTTTAAAATTGCGTACTTTCCTATTTTATTCCATCTCAACCAAAAATCCACAAACTATAAAATACTACTCTATTTAAAGGTAAACTTCAATTAAGACCGTTTTTCTAGTGTGAGAATTATCACTTCTGAGTTTAAATACAGGAAAAattgaaaaagctacctagaggaattcaatgaagaccgttcttctagcgTGAGACCCACCACTTCTTAATCAAAATGTAATTTAAATAACCAAAGAGTATAGGAGAAAagatctaaaaatcattttcaagatTGAGAGATATTGTCGACACTGAGTATAAACAGCTCACATTATGATCACataattgttatttttataaaatggtATTTAAGACATAATCAGAACATGCATATTAATGATTATGTAATTTTCTCTTGATAAGTGGGTTGTCAGTTTTAATCCTATGACATATGGAATAAACCGAATACTCGTGATTTCTAATGGATTAGTGGTGTTAAGTCTTAGAGGAGTTTAAATGTagctaattttaaatttaattgcatCGTTTAGCTCTATTACCGTTTAGATGCAAGATGAAAATCTGTTCAGAAATATGAACAGATTCTATGGAAACTGAATATTTTGCCATTTGATTTTGTTATAATTACTGTCGTTAATTTGATGTTATTTTTATCCCCTTCATTTCTTTTTTCATTCACACGTTCAATACTATTATCTGCTCTTAATCTGTGATCTATATTTTGCTCCCTTTCTCAACTTATTTTATCTTCACAAATCTCTTCTTCTATAAATGGGCAGGCATCGGTCAGGATCCTCAGGATATAAGAAGCGAAATGGCTGGGGCATATGATGTTTCACCTCGTGTGACAACACCGACAAATGAACCTCAACTCTCGGCCGAGACAAATCCACTTCAATCGGTTGTGAGTGACCGAGAACCAGTACCCCTCGAAACTATTGCCCTTGGTGAACCAGGCAATGTAATTGATGTAGAGAATCTTCCTAACTTTAAGGTTCTGAATTGAGTATTTCCAGTTCCACCATAGCCCCGGTGGTCCAAACGTCAGGCTTGGTATAATCCCGATCTCATTCCATCCAAGAGATTTAAATATAGTGGTGAATCCTCTTCCACCCCCTCTCTAGCTGAACCCAGACTTCACGTCTGTGATGACTCGAATGATGAAGATTTCTAGTTGGTGATTCGACCAAAGTCTGCTCCTATTGCGATAGATAAAATCTCCAACTCTAACGATGAAATTGTAGTGTCTGAAGGACCGAGCGATCCTGCCTAGGACGAAGAATCCTTTGATACATTCCTTCTCCAACTGAAAAAGCATAAAGCCTTCGAGAAAGCATCTTCTGAGCTTGAAGAACATGATGCTGAGATGTTGCAAGAATTCGATGACAATCACCCAGGATGATCTGATTCTGTCTCCGACTTTGACTCTGAAGAATATACAATTGAAGCTAATGATGATGGAGGTGATGTTACTGATGATAGTGATGATAAAGAAAGTGATTCTGATGAAGTTGCTACTGGTGTTGAGGACAATGCTGACGACACTGAGGACAACGTCGATGCTGAAGACTATTATTTGAGTAAGTAATTCTCTACAAAAACTCACTCTGGATTTTCTCTGTTTCTGTGATCTTTTTACGTCAACCTTGGATTGATAGAAGAGAAGAATATCGATGTGGATGCCTATGGGATGCAAAATTAGACATTGTTTCTCAAAAAACGAGTACTCATGTAAACAGTGACGACAATGACACCTTTATGCAAAATCCAATTCTTGATTTCTTCACAAATATCTCATCCAGTGTGGGTAATGAGATCAGTTCAGCAAAATATAGATGCGTGTCCGTCTGTGACAGAGTGTACAATTTTAATCCCGCTGTGATCGATGATTTCTACAATACTCCCGCCAAAGATTAAGGATTGTCCCCTGATATCAATGAAATTATTTATGTCATCATAGGAGGACTGATTCAGCTCTTTCTAAACCATCCAATGAGGCTGTTAGCAACAAACTTAACTTCTAACTATTCAGTGCTGTACAAACGGCCATCCGCAGTTGGACTCCTTCAACAAATACAACAGTGGTTACAAGACCACATGAACTTGTTCTGTTCTCCATAGAGATTGGGAGTACCTTCATTTTGGGAAAGCTTGTGTTCAAAACCGTGCTTCAGTTTGCAGACGGGGGGTCAAAATCAACTAAGATGCCCTTTCCCTCGCTTATCTATGGGATTTTGAGATCACATGGCTTTACTAGCTATTTGGATAAAGAGATCTCCAATGTTAATGATCGACTAAAGATTGCACCAGCATACTTCAAAGGGAATAAAATGCTCAATCTTCCATGGTTTGAAGCCGGTGTTTCCCCAGAGGTTGGCTAAACGACCTCAACAAAACTTCTGGTTATATCATGTTGTCCCTATCATTTATACAGGCCCATATTGACTTTGGTCTGAAGCAAATTGTCAATGCTAAAGAGTTCATAGCACACTATGAAGTTCAGGTAGCTGAATACCGCTTACTTCTGGATGTAGTGGATGTAGTCAAGACATAATTTATTCCTTGATtatattttctattttaaaaataatttgcataaaaatatagtttttcTTCTCTATGCTAATGTAATTAATGATAAGATATATACTAAGTAtagatttatttaaaagagtttattctATAAAActatttttccatattttttagGTATCTATTCAAGGAATAATTTCTAGATCAAAGATatcttatataaaaaatatataggcTACAAAATTAAGAGTGAGAGACGCGGCAAGTGAGAGCACGAACAGGAATCGgttatttaatctaaataaattaagGGCTCGAGTTGAGGCATGTTGCTCTGTTGCCGGGAAGTGTTAAAGAAGCTTAACCACAATAACAAATCAAAGTGTTATTTGAGATTTGTTTGTTGAACAATATTTCGGCTTCACAGAGTTTGCATCCATAgttgtttgattattttggtCATAGGTATTTTGGATACATTTTGCTCCATTGTTGTGTTAAGGGAGTTAGCCTTGCGTTAATACACTAATATTTCGTTTGTGTAAATTGATAATATTTTCAGGTGAATATTTTGCCCCGAAACACCGCACAAGTGTATTGAATTGTGCATAATTCTTTGCATTTCGATTTATTTACGTAAATTTTCGTGTATTGCATTATTATGTTGCATGTTGTGTTAGGTGTTACAACACCCCACATAATACTTACATCTGAAACAACAATTCTGCAATTATACAGTACTGTTATGTTAAACAAAAATTTCAATGTATATTCAAACCCACGATTAGTCCATGACTGAAAATTCTCAATAAATGATAAACTTTTAATATTACGCATATAGATTGAAAATGTAGCATGATTTTTCATCAATGCGTCAAGAAACGAAATGCTACTTGCCTTAGATTTGAGTGTAGATAGTTCAAAGATAATCCTAGAACTTGGGAGATACCCTGATCACGATGAACGTCGATGCATGACTAGAAGCTCTATGTAATACTCAGTCGTCCCTAAAAAATACTTACGGTGTTTATGtcttttaattataatataatatcaatgATAATTGATATGGACGGTTTTTTATGGAACATTTCCTTATAATGTTAGGTATAATGATGATGATCATGGTTTAATTTATTGGGTTGACTATTGTGTTGGGTTATGGTGAACTCAACATTTGTTATGGATATATGCAAGTCTAACGTGTGAGGCaatgatatttatatattgaaataaaatgtttgaCCTTGTGACAAATTAGTGTTGAGATGAGACATTGATAGAACTTGAGGGTCGTGAATATGTAGGTGGAATTCAagattgattgattgattggTCGGTGTTGAAAAATGTCGAAAATAAGTAAATATAACAAATAAATAGTGAAAATTCGAGGGGCggtcgaggaacggagaccgaaggctgaaaaatagaaattatttttattggctaattctttttaattttatttaaaatatgggtgatgttttttcttatttttgaaaatatggggttttgaggtcaTTTTAGTCgacgggacgtaaattttatcggtgttgatttttcaacaaaaatacaaacgttttggcaacccggctaataaattcacaaacttatttaatcaaaattatttttaatattttaattaatctctAATGAGCTTAAATGGACCTAATTAATATCTTAATGGTCCAAGActtaattagtgtttaattaactatataatatactaATCTACCCCATAATTCACCCCCACGATTTTATTTAAAACTCACGCCTCCCTCTACCCCAATGGCATAAGGACTCTTTTCCTCCCAAAGTCagcacacggcacacacatacAATTTGGTAGAAatttcaagccaaggtcgttcatcgccgttcttcgcaatcgtcaacgtaaaatcgtgcgtttaaaacgcaaaggcacgccatatttctcTTTCAAACATCtgtcacaccataatatttatttggtcatgatttgaaagaaaacatgacacacaattttattttcgtaactatgtgcATATAGGTGTTAAACTTGTGTTATTtgattccaaaatcatgttttatgttGTTCAATGGGCTGCCATGGTTAGGGTATGGATTAAGCATGTTTTTACACGAGTTAGGGTCCAAATAACACAACTAAAATGTTGCAAAACCGAACAACAGAAGCTGGAAA is a window encoding:
- the LOC142527522 gene encoding deSI-like protein At4g17486, which gives rise to MRLIPVSSSSDSSPEELSNGEKSRSMLYLNVYDLTPINNYLYWFGLGIFHSGIEAHEMEYGFGAHEYPTSGVFEVEPRGCPGFVFRRSILVGSTDMSRAEFRSFMEDLSNRYHGDTYHLISKNCNHFTDEVCLHLTGSPIPGWVNRLARLGAFCNCLLPESIQATSVRHLPDHQMYSEDGMDSGGSSEAGESEEDNLDHHLLTTPNSDVAFFKDKPVRLAKDIL